A stretch of the Dioscorea cayenensis subsp. rotundata cultivar TDr96_F1 chromosome 4, TDr96_F1_v2_PseudoChromosome.rev07_lg8_w22 25.fasta, whole genome shotgun sequence genome encodes the following:
- the LOC120259221 gene encoding metal transporter Nramp5-like, with product MGRGGEMEMGRDITLGRLSNHVAFETDIKNENNNDQNQCEEARWRKFLAYVGPGFLVSLAYLDPGNLETDLQAGANHRYELLWVILVGLVFALIIQSLAANLGVTTGRHLAELCKAEYPWMVKICLWLLAEMAVIAADIPEVIGTAFALNILFHIPVWTGVLITGLSTLLLLGLQRYGVRKLELLVSSLVFVMAACYFGEMSYVKPPAGEVLKGLFIPKLKGKEATGDAIALMGALVMPHNLFLHSALVLSRKTPPSKRGINDACRYFLMESGFALFVALLINIAVVSVSGTVCSYKNLSQDDADKCNNLTLNSASFLLKNVLGKSSSIVYAIALLASGQSSTITGTYAGQYIMQGFLDIKMRKWLRNLMTRCIAITPSLIVSIIGGSSGAGRLIIIASMILSFELPFALIPLLKFSSSKTKMGPHKNSIYIIVVSWILGLCIIGINIYYLITGFVDWLIHNSLPKVANVFIGLIVFPVMAIYIFSIIYLTFRKDTVVTFIDTSEAKQSEMEKGDCAIDGAKESCYVTYREDLADIPLPQ from the exons ATGGGAAGAGGTGGAGAGATGGAGATGGGAAGAGACATCACTCTGGGGAGGCTTAGTAACCATGTCGCCTTTGAAACCGATATCAAGAACGAGAACAACAACGATCAAAACCAGTGTGAG GAAGCAAGATGGAGGAAGTTCTTGGCATATGTTGGACCAGGTTTTCTTGTGTCATTGGCTTATCTTGATCCTGGAAACT TGGAGACTGATCTTCAAGCAGGAGCTAATCACAGATATGAG CTACTATGGGTGATCTTAGTTGGTCTTGTGTTTGCTCTCATAATCCAATCACTAGCAGCAAACCTTGGAGTCACAACAG GGAGACACCTTGCTGAATTATGCAAAGCAGAGTAtccttggatggtgaagattTGCTTATGGTTGCTAGCCGAAATGGCGGTAATTGCCGCCGATATCCCTGAAGTTATTGGCACTGCATTTGCTCTGAACATTCTTTTTCACATCCCTGTATGGACTGGAGTTCTTATCACTGGACTCAGCACTCTCCTTCTTCTTGGACTACAAAGATatggg GTCAGGAAACTTGAGCTTTTGGTGTCTAGTTTGGTGTTTGTCATGGCTGCATGCTACTTTGGAGAGATGAGTTATGTGAAACCACCTGCAGGAGAAGTGTTGAAAGGACTGTTTATCCCTAAGCTTAAGGGCAAAGAAGCAACCGGTGATGCTATCGCTTTGATGGGAGCTCTAGTTATGCC GCATAATCTTTTTCTACACTCAGCTTTGGTGCTATCAAGAAAAACACCACCTTCAAAGAGAGGCATCAAT GATGCTTGCAGATACTTTTTAATGGAGAGTGGATTCGCTTTGTTCGTCGCATTGCTCATAAACATAGCTGTTGTCTCCGTCTCTGGCACCGTGTGTTCCTACAAAAACCTCTCGCAAGATGATGCCGATAAATGCAACAATCTCACCCTCAATTCGGCTTCATTTCTACTCAAG AATGtgcttgggaaatcaagctcaATTGTGTATGCAATAGCATTGCTTGCATCTGGACAGAGTTCTACAATAACAGGAACATATGCTGGACAGTACATCATGCAG GGATTTTTGGATATCAAGATGAGAAAATGGCTTCGAAACCTAATGACTCGGTGTATTGCAATTACACCAAGCCTCATCGTCTCAATCATCGGTGGCTCTTCAGGTGCCGGCCGACTAATCATCATCGCATCG ATGATACTCTCTTTTGAGCTGCCATTTGCACTAATTCCTCTACTCAAATTCAGTAGCAGCAAAACAAAGATGGGTCCTCACAAGAACTCAATCTAT ATCATCGTCGTGTCATGGATACTCGGACTATGTATTATTGGAATCAACATATACTACTTAATCACCGGCTTTGTCGACTGGCTTATTCACAATAGTCTTCCTAAAGTCGCTAATGTCTTCATTGGTCTCATTGTTTTTCCGGTTATGGCTATCTATATCTTCTCAATTATCTACTTAACTTTTAGGAAGGACACTGTTGTGACATTCATTGATACATCTGAAGCAAAACAGAGTGAAATGGAGAAGGGAGATTGTGCCATTGATGGTGCTAAAGAGAGCTGTTATGTAACTTATAGAGAGGACCTTGCAGATATACCCCTTCCTCAGTGA